A section of the Hevea brasiliensis isolate MT/VB/25A 57/8 chromosome 17, ASM3005281v1, whole genome shotgun sequence genome encodes:
- the LOC110658586 gene encoding uncharacterized protein LOC110658586 yields the protein MCKKCPTHVREELQEYMQQKASAKTLDKLPDYEDVEILGDDEDEDDVGIILRGSKGNSKVQKKARTKGPIDLYFAKSAAKAVQDRKNSKLKQTTINEACKKELRKKACKDIARWMYDAAIPFNAVNYPSFQVMVEFIGQFGIGMKAPSFHEVRVPLLNEEVAEVKNSLKSYEEEWAKYGCSIMADGWTDKKQRTLINFLVNSPKGTVFMESVDASEYSKTGDKMYDLLNRFVERVGEANVVQVVTDNASNCVLAGKLLETKCPHLYWTPCAAHCLDLMLEDIGKIPKIHNTIKRAVTLNGYIYIRPGVVNMLRHFTGERELIRPAVTRFATAFLTLQRIRKNKANLRKMFTSEEWTKSKWAKELSGKKVYSIVMMPTFWTNIVYILKIFGPLVRVLRLVDGEKMPAMGYIYEAMDRAKEAIAKSFDENEEKYKTIFEIIDKRWESQLHRPLHAAGYYLNPEFFYSNEKINEDVEVVTGLFQVVARLIPSKEEQDKIMAQLPFYQNAEGIFGMDMTIRNRKKVSPTT from the exons ATGTGTAAGAAGTGTCCAACACATGTGCGTGAAGAGCTACAAGAGTATATGCAGCAAAAGGCTTCAGCAAAGACCTTAGATAAATTGCCTGATTATGAGGATGTTGAAATTCTTGGAGATGACGAAGATGAAGATGATGTTGGGATAATTCTTAGAGGCTCAAAAGGAAATAGTAAGGTTCAAAAGAAGGCAAGGACAAAGGGTCCAATAGATTTATATTTTGCCAAAAGTGCTGCAAAGGCGGTACAGGATAGAAAAAATTCAAAGCTGAAGCAAACCACTATTAATGAGGCATGTAAAAAGGAATTGAGAAAAAAAGCATGTAAGGATATAGCTCGATGGATGTATGATGCGGCAATTCCTTTTAATGCTGTCAAttatccaagttttcaagttATGGTGGAGTTTATTGGACAATTTGGGATTGGTATGAAAGCACCTAGTTTTCATGAGGTGCGGGTTCCCTTATTGAATGAAGAAGTTGCTGAGGTGAAGAATTCATTGAAGTCCTATGAAGAAGAATGGGCAAAATATGGTTGTTCTATAATGGCAGATGGTTGGACTGATAAGAAACAAAGGACTTTGATTAATTTCTTGGTGAATTCTCCAAAGGGAACTGTTTTCATGGAATCTGTTGATGCTTCAGAGTACTCAAAAACTGGTGATAAGATGTATGACCTGCTTAATAGATTTGTAGAGCGTGTTGGAGAGGCTAATGTGGTTCAAGTTGTGACAGATAATGCTAGCAATTGTGTGCTTGCAG gGAAGTTGTTAGAAACAAAGTGCCCTCATTTGTATTGGACTCCCTGTGCTGCTCATTGCCTAGATTTGATGCTAGAAGATATTGGAAAAATTCCCAAAATTCACAACACAATTAAAAGGGCAGTGACATTGAATGGATATATTTACATTCGTCCGGGTGTGGTGAACATGTTGCGGCACTTTACTGGTGAAAGAGAGCTAATTAGGCCAGCTGTCACAAGATTTGCAACTGCTTTTCTCACCCTTCAACGTATACGTAAGAACAAGGCGAATTTGAGAAAGATGTTTACCTCAGAGGAATGGACCAAAAGTAAGTGGGCAAAAGAACTGTCAGGTAAAAAAGTATACAGTATTGTCATGATGCCTACTTTTTGGACTAATATTGTTTATATCTTAAAGATATTTGGTCCATTAGTTCGTGTGCTTAGATTAGTTGATGGTGAGAAAATGCCTGCAATGGGATATATTTATGAGGCGATGGATAGGGCTAAAGAAGCAATTGCAAAGTCATTtgatgaaaatgaagaaaaatacaAGACAATTTTTGAGATTATTGATAAACGATGGGAAAGCCAACTCCATCGACCTTTGCACGCAGCTGGATATTATTTGAATCctgaatttttttattcaaatgaGAAAATTAATGAAGATGTTGAGGTTGTTACCGGTTTATTCCAAGTTGTAGCAAGGTTGATTCCAAGCAAAGAAGAGCAAGACAAAATAATGGCACAATTGCCTTTTTATCAAAATGCTGAAGGTATCTTTGGGATGGATATGACAATTAGGAATCGAAAGAAAGTATCTCCAA ctACATAG